The segment TGTAACTAGTATGGTAGCCTCTGTGTTGGCGGCTCCATTCCAATTGCCTGTAGCCATATCTACTCCATCTGTAGATCAAATTAATATTGCTGGTTATGGTGATTCGATTCATAGTGCAGATGTGCGTTTTACCATTAATGAAGATGGTTCTGTAGGGGATATAGAGGTCGTAAAATCTAGTGGTGTTACTGCCCTTGATGAAGCTCTTGTTGAAAAAATTTCTACATGGCGGTTTACCCCTGCTACAGATTCCGATGGTAATCCAGTAGCATCTTCTAAAACTGAATATATTGATTTTAGAAATTAATATAAGGCACTCATACATTGTATGGGTGCCTTTTTATGTGCTGGTGAAAGTACTTAAGGATTTAATTATATTGGGTGAAAGTACTTAAGGGTTTAATTATATTGGGTGAAAGTACTTAAGGGTTTAATTATATGGGGTGAAAGTATTTTGTGGCTCAATTATCTTGAGAAATGTATCCACAGCAACTGAAAATTACTTTCAAAATAAGTACAATAAATGTATATTTAATATAGTAATAATATATTGTATATACTAATAGTCTTTGACCCATGGAGGTATAAGCATATGAATCCATTACAGCAAAAGCTAGATATTAATAACGAACGGTACAGAATTATTGTATCTATTAAAGAGGATTATTTAGACGGTAAATTATCCTTGGAAGAGGGTAACCGTATTTTAAAAGAAAAGTTAGGCACTTGTACGCCCGATGAGTTTGCTTATGCAGAGCAAAGTTTGAAAGGTGTCTATAAGGATGAAGAAATACTAGACAAGATGGATGATTTGTTGAATTTATTTGACGGTGTATTAGTGCGTGCCGAAAATGAGTACCCAGAGAATCATCCATTGTGGGCTTATTTAGAAGAAATTAATGCGGTTGAAAAGGTAGCTCTTGAAGCGGATGAATTGTTAAAACAAGATAAGTTTATTAAAAATCCTTGGCTTGGTGTTTTTGATTCCTTAGCAGAATGGCGTATCCATCTATCTCGTAAGCAAAATCAATTATATCCAATGTTAGAAAATCATGGGTTTGATCGTCCAACGCGGATTATGTGGACCTTTGATGATGGCGTACGCGATGCTATTTCTGCATCTTATGCATTACTTCGGGAAGATAAATACGAAGAGTTCTTAGCATCCGTGCCGGAAACATTGGCAAAGTTACGCGATTTGAACTCTAAGGAGTTAGAGGTTTTATTGCCAACATCCTTTAAATTATTAAGCGATGAAGAGTTTGTGCGCATGAGCAAAAATGACCATGAAATCGGTTATGCTATTATTAACGCACCAGGTTTATATGTCGTGCCAGGTATTAACGATTCCGCAGCCTCATTAAATGGAAATGCTGCTAGTCAAAATAGTGCAGTATCTAATGAGTTTCTAAATGATTTGGCAGGCTTATTATCTAAGTATGTAGGTCCTGTAGGTGGAGCACAAGTTGGCAAGGATACAGTCCTCGATGTGGCGACAGGCAAATTAACCTTAGAGCAAATCAATTTGCTGTTCCGTCATCTTCCAGTAGATTTGTCTTATGTTGATGAAAATGAACTCGTTAAGTTTTATAGTGATACGCCACATCGTATATTCCCGCGCAGTGCCAATGTTATTGGTCGTGAAGTGAAGAATTGTCATCCTGCTAAGTCTGTTCATGTTGTAGAAGAGATCGTAGAGAAATTTCGTTCTGGTGAGCAAAACCAAGCTGAATTCTGGATCAATAAACCGGGATTGTTTATCTACGTTATCTATACAGCGGTACGTGATGAAAATGGTAAATTCCGCGGTGTCTTAGAAATGATGCAAGATTGTACTCATATTCGTGAACTTGAAGGCTCTCGCACCTTGTTGACTTGGGATAAGACTGATTTTGTAGGAAATACAGATAATAATAGTAATGATAAATCCCTAGCTCAAGAGGCCGCAGAAGAGGTCGATGAAGAACCACTTACTACCGATGCAGATGGGAGATTCCATATCGATGCGAAAACTACGCTATCTAACTTAATCAAACAAAGTCCTGAAGTGGTAGATTATTTAATTTCTTTGAACCCTAAGTTTGAGAAATTGAAAACTCCGATGGTAAAGGTTATGGCTAAGGTAGCTACTATAAAGATGATCGCAGAGCGTGGTGATTTTAATGTAGATGAGCTAGTCGGCAAAATCGATGCCTTCATTAATAAAGCTAAAAAATAAATATGTTGCACTAATTCCAGATAAGCATGCATTAATTTCTTATAATTCATCTATTTTGTGTATACAAATTTGTCTGAAAAGGGTACAATAAAATATAATGAAAGTATTTGCCGAGGCAGTATTTTCTTATCTTAAACTACTTTTACAAGAGAAATTACGTATATATTAAAGGTGAGGATCTGGATACTATGTCGACAAGACGCGTTTGGAAGCAAAGTGAAATTAAAACAAACCCATTATTTTCTAAGATGCGCAGTACTATTGAAACTGCATTTTATGGAAACAATGTAACGCCTATTACATCTGTGGCACAAGCGTACCAATTGGCCACTGAAGAACCTGGTGTTATCGTCCTCGATATGTCTGTATATAAACCATGCGAGCAAGGTTTGCCAGCTGATGCAAAGGTACTTGTTACAAACGATGGTAAAACTACAGGCCGTTATGCAAAAGCTCGTCGCATTATTGGCGATGAAGGCATTGACGAAGTGGAACTTGCTAATATTGCACGTGATGCAGTCTATGATAGCCGTGGTAAAGAATGGATTTCTGCTGATACTATCGTAGGTCTTGATAAAAAATTTACTGCTCGTGCGCATTTGATGATTCCGAAAGACCATGCATCCATTTTGTATTCTTGGATCATGAACTTTAAGTTCTTTGATGCAGCCGTAAAAGAATTCTACAATGATAGTGTAGAAATTCCAGAAGGCGATATTTATATCTATTCTGATCCTGACTATGTGGTACCAGGTCATCCGGGTGGGCTTGCTATTTTTGACCCAGCTCATAACTGCGCTATGATTCTTGGTATGCGCTACTTCGGTGAGCATAAAAAAGGTACCCTTACATTGGCTTGGTCCTTGGCGAATCGTTTTGATTATGTAGCATGCCACGGCGGTATGAAACGTTACAATCTTGACAATGGTAAAAGCTACACTATCGGTGTATTTGGCTTGTCCGGTTCTGGTAAATCTACATTAACTCATGAAAAGCATGATGGTCGTTATGATATTTCTATCTTGCATGACGATGCGTATATCATTAATACTAATGACTTGAGTTCTATTGCTCTTGAACCTACATATTTCGACAAAATGCAAGACTATCCTGTGGAACATCCTGCTAATGAATTCTTGTTGACTCTACAAAATGTTGGCGTAACTATGGATGAGGATGGCCGTAAGGTTGTATTGGCAGAAGATGTGCGTAATAATAATGGTCGCGCTATTAAATCTCAATTCTGGACAGATAATCGTGTAAACTACGTAGATCAACCAGTTAATGCCATTGTATGGCTTATGAAAGATAAAACTTTGCCACCAATCCTTAAAATTAATGATCCTGTTTTGGCATCTACAATGGGTGCAACACTTGCGACACGTCGTTCTACTGCTGAAAAGCTGGATGCTCACGTTGATCCAAATGCACTTGTTATCGAACCATATGCAAATCCATTCCGTACATATCCATTGGTTCGTGACTATGAAAGCTACAAAAAATTATTCTCTGAATGTGGCGTACAATGTTACATCATGAACACAGGTTTCTTCTTGGAAAATAAAATTCCTAAAGAGGTAACTCTTGATTTATTGGAACGTTTGGTAGAAGGTGCATTGGACTTCAAACCATTCTATAAATATGAAAACCTCTCTTATGTTGAGGTTCCTGGTTTTGAACCACCATTCCAAGTGCGTGAATACCATCACCAATTACACAAAGCTTTCGAGTTCCGCTATGACTATGTAGAAAAACTTATTGGTCATAAAAACGAATTGCCTCAAGAGGTATTGGATGTATTAAAAACTCTAATGTAGTCTCAAAATTTATTAAATCCTCAATATAATATTGAGATTGTCTACCTGCTCAAATAAAAGGCCCTCCTTGTGGAGGGCTCTTTCTTTTGTGGTAATATATACTTATGATAAATCAATAATGTTTTGTTATAAGGTGTTTTTATGGATATAAAGGATATTAAATATATAAGTACCATCGTTGAGATGGCATCATTTTCAAAGGCGTCTAAAAAACTATATATCTCTCAACCCGCATTGAGTCAAAGTATTCGTCGCATTGAGGCTGAATTAGGTGTACCTTTATTTGTTCGAAATCGGACAAAGGTTGTACCAACCGCTGCAGCCTTACAAATTGCTAAAGAGGGTATGCCTTTAGTAGGAAAGGTAGAGGCTTTAACACAGTCGATCATTAATCAAGGGTCTGATGCGGCTTATCATGTGCGTATTGGATTATCTCAATTCTATGGTCATCATATGTTGGGAAAAACATTGAAGAGCTTTCAACAAATTGAGCCATCCTGGGAATTTCATGTAGTAGAAGGGGAGTCCCATTTTTTGGAGCAACAAATTTGTGATGGATTGGTTGATGTAGGTCTATTTCCAACACCAATTTACTCGCAAGCTCTTGAAAGTTATCCTGTGTTAGATGAGCAAATTTTATTAGCTGTTAGTGTAGAGAATAAAAAAGCTATAGCTATTGCTGACTCGCTCATGACACCGAATGGAATACATGAGATAGCGCCATTTGGGTCTTTCCCTTTTATTCTCATAAGAGAAGGCCTTAAGTTGCGAACCTTGGTAAATCGTCTATGTCAGGCTGAATCCTTTGTGCCTAAAGCGGTTATTGGTTCTGAGAATCTTGATACTTGTAGATCCTTGGTAGAAGATGATTATGGTATTACATTCTTACCAAGCACATTAAATAGTAAGGGCGATGATGATAAAGTTAAATTCTATCCTTTAGCATCAAAACTATGTTTCCGTCAATTGGTTCTTGTAGCGAGATCAGATAGAGCAAAGCGATTCCATTGCCTGAAGTGGCTCAAGTTATGCAACAATTCTTATAAATTATACAGATGGAATGTTAGAGTATTAAGTACTGTTTGCAAATAATAATTCATATAAAACAATATATAAATATAGTATTCTATAGATAAAAGAGGTTAATTCCCTAAGTTTACAGGAATTAATCTCTTTTGATTTGTGAAAGAAAACTGAAAATATCGAATTTGATAAATATAGTAATTACAATGTTTTTTGAAGTAAATGAGTCAAAAAATTCTCAAAATTTAATTGACAAATGTCCTGTCAAAAAATATACTTAAATTAGGTTAAAACATATTTAGGAGATAGGATTTAAAACCCACAAGTGTGGTGGATTTAAAAAATAAAATAAAAGTAGAATATGTTTTCTTATTATTGTTAACTGGCCTACGTAGGCCCCTAGGAGGTTTATTATGAATAAAGATGTGGAAAACAAAAACACCCATGACCACAGCCATGGCGAACATCATCACCATCATGATCATGACCATCATCACCATGACCATGACCACTGCCATTGTGGCGGTCACCATCACGATCACGACCATGATCATCATCATGACCATGACCATAGTCATGGTAAAGCGTTGCCAACGGATAAATGGGTGCCACACACTCATGAACCAGGGGTACCTCATGAACATGGCGTAAACGATTACATGAAAGCCGTTGCTGAGTATCGTAAAACTTGGCCTACAAAACAAGATGTTATCGAACAAACACCAGATCCAGCTGTACGCGAAATGATTCTTCGCATGGAGCAAATTGGTTGCGATACAGTATTTGACCGTTTCGATAAACAACAACCACAATGTACTTTCGGTATTGCAGGCGTATGTTGTCGTGTTTGCTTCATGGGTCCATGTAAAATTACACCTAAGAGCCCTCGTGGTGTCTGCGGTGCTGATGCTGATCTTATTGTAGCTCGTAATATGACACGCGCAGCAGCTGGTGGCTTAACACAACATGGTGCGCATGCTCGCGAAATCTTGATTTCTTTGAAAGCTGCTGCTAACGATCAATTGGATATCCCAATTTTAGGGGAAGAAAAAATTCGTACTGTATGTAAAGCTTTCAACATCCCTGAAGAAGGTCGTTCCTTAAAAGAAGTGGCTAATGACTTGGCAGATGTTCTATTAGAAGATTTGAGCCGTGCATTGCCTGGCGAATATAAAACAATTACAGCGTTAGCTCCAGCTGAGCGCCGTGAAGTTTGGAAAAACCTTGATATCTTACCTATTTCTGCGTACAATGAAGCCTTTGATGCATACCATCGTACATGTGTAGGTACAGATGGCGATTGGGAAAGCAACATGAAACAATTCTTGCGTTGTGGTCTTGCTTTCACATTCACAGGCGTAGTAGCAGCGGACATCGCAACAGATGCATTGTTCGGTCAAGGTGGTCGTCGTACATCCAAAGTTAACATCGGTGCATTGAAAAAAGGTTATGTTAACATCGCTGTTCATGGTCACTTGCCAACATTAGTATCCCAAATTTGTACAATTGGTGCCTCTGAAGAGTACTTAGAAAAAGCAAAAGCTATCGGTGCTAAAGGTATCCAATTCTACGGTATCTGCTGCTCTGGTTTGTCCAGCATGTACCGCTACGAAAACGTTATTCCATTGTGTAATGCTATCGGTGCGGAACTTGTACTTGGTACAGGCGCTCTTGATTGCTGGGTAGCTGACGTTCAAGACGTTTACCCTGCTATCATGGACGTAGCACGTTGCTTCAACACAAAAGTTATCACTACATCTGATGCAGCTCGTTTACCAGGTGCAGAACACATCGGTTACGATCATCACCATACAAACTTGTCTGAAACAAAAGAATTGGCTCGAAAAATCTTGGATCGTGCCCTTGAAGCGCATGAATTGCGCAAAGGCATGCCTGTATTCATTCCGCCATATGAAATCACTGCTGAAGTTGGTTTCTCTCCAGAATCCACTGTTAAACATTACGGTTCCTTCAAACCATTGGCAGAGGCTTTAAAATCTGGTAAAGTTCGTGGTATTGTAAACGTAGTAGGCTGTTCCAACCCTCGCGTTATCTACGAAAAAGCAACTGTAGATATCGTTGATACACTTATCAAAAATGGCTGTATCATCTTAACAAATGGTTGTGCATCCTTCCCATTAATGAAACTTGGTTACTGTAATACAGATGCTATTAAGAAATGTAGCCCTGCATTACAAGAGTTCTTGGGCGATGATCAACCACCAGTATGGCATGTCGGCGAATGTGTAGATAATGCACGTTCCTCCGGTATTTTCGCTGGTATTGCAGGTGAATTAGGTCTTAACTTACCACAAATGCCATTTGCAATGTCTAGCCCTGAATGGTCTAACGAAAAAGGTATCGATGCATCCCTTGGCTTCCGCTTGATGGGGATCAACTCTTACCACTGCGTTGAGCCACCTACACAAGGCTCTGATGCTGTTACAAAATGGCTTAAAGAAGACACTAAGGACATCTTAGGTTCTGTTATGTATGTAAATACTGATCCTGCTAAAGTAGCTGAAAAAATCTTAGCTGATATCGATGCTAAACGTGCTGCTTTAGGTTGGGCTGAAGTAAAATAGTTTATCCTTTGATAGATTATAATTTGTAGTTACGTATAAAAACACCCTCTATAGATCTTATAGTTATTATGACTATTAGAATTAAGAGGGTGTTTTTTATTGTTTATGGATAGATTTTTTACTAGACTTGTATTAGCCGTAGTATAATGTACTAATTGTTTTAGATCTATTAAAGTGTGATGGTTTCACCATCTTCAGGCACTGCTACATGGCTTTCAATGTTGTTGCCTTTGATAAATTTGCGCACATCATTACGACTTGTTGCAGTATGATTAACTGTATCCATGTGAACTGCAATAATTTTAGCCTCTGGTTTGCGTACCACCATGCGGCCAATATCTTTTGTACCCATAATAATACTATCTTCAAAGCCTAAAATTTGAGCATATCCTGTATTCATAATAATAACGTTAGGGTCAAAACGATGCAGTGCTTTGTCTACATCGCTTGTCCACATTGTATCGCCTACAAGGTAAACTGTTGGTTCGTCCTGTGCTTCAAAAATAACGCCCATCGCATCGCTTAATAATTGCGCGAGATCTGGATTCGTATACATTTCTACCGTGCCGTGAGAGCCACCTGTTTTTCTTAATGTAATACCATTAAACTCTAGACTTTCAAAAATGATACGTACATCATTAAAGCCTTGTGAAGTAATAAGTTCTTTATCCTCTGTATTTTGTACAAAAATAGGAAGTGATTTTGGAATAGCATTAATTGCCGTATCATCCCAATGGTCAAGATGTGTGTGTGTGACTACCACTGCAGTTACATTGCTTAATAGATTGTCCATTGATAGAGGTAAATCAACTATAGGCATTCTTTGTTGATAGTTAAATGTTCCTTCAAAGCCAGGATAAGTATTTTTTGGTGCTAAAAATGGATCAATAAGGAATGTTGTATTTTTTATTGTTAATTTTCCTGTAGCATTTCGAATGTGAGTATATTGTGTCATAGTTATCTCCTTAATTAAATTATTGTCGATTTAATTGAATAGATTATTATTTGTAATCTCTAGAACTAGTGTACCTTGTTTTGTTATACTAGTCTCAACAATAATTAACACTATGTTTATTAATAGACACATTGTATAAAAGTGTCTATATTGGAGGTTATATGATAACTCGAAAAGAAATGACACGTATGTTGTTAAAAGAAGGCTTGCTTAGTTATTTAGCAAACAATTCTTTTGAGTCTATAACAGTAACATCGTTGTGTAAAGCTTCGGGTATAACCCGTTCTACTTTTTATTTACACTATAGCAATATCATGGAAATTGTTGATGATTTAGTGGATGATGCAATTTCCTATTCACGCCCAGGAATGGTAGATAATAATAATTTACAAATTATAGCTAAAGCCTTATCAGCTGCTTCTAATTCTGTTTCGTTGAGAGAAGCATACGATTCTATTTTTGATAGATTGCCTTTATGTCAGCGTATTATACGACATAAAAAGTATTTACCTTTATTTTTAGATGAACAAATTTCAGAATATGTATTACAACGCATTATAGGACGTGAAAAAGATCGACAAGGGCTCGTTATAGCAGAATCTCTTGGTATTTCGTTTGATGTTGGGGTATCTGTTTTTGTATTTTTAGTACACGGTCTATATGCTGTTAATAAACAATATAAGTGGTCTCAGAGTGATGAGTGGTTAGAAGCTCAGAAAATTATTTTTGAACTAGTTTATCGTGGATTACAAAGAAGATAGAATTTATACACGCTTATATTTTGAGATTCATTAAAGTTTTATACAACGAAAAAAGGACTCCAACTGGAGTCCTTTTTTCATGTAAGGGGAGTGTTAGTATTAATATCAAATGAACCATGTATTTAAACAAGTAGTAGGTTTGGGGTTAGTAATACTTGTCGGGAGATAAATACACGTATGGTAACCAGGGAATTGTTACCTCTATTTATCATTTGACATTGTCATTATAAGAACAAAAAATGAGTTGAAAATGAAATTTTTTAAGAAATTTCTTTTAATTTCTTGAAATTCTAAAAAAGATAATAATTAAGTTTAATTATTGTTGATAAATATGGGGCAATTTTGGTATTATATATAAAGGAGAAGTTGTATATTTTATAAAGGTTTAATGGCTATTAAAGTTTTATAAAGTATACAGCTCTAAGGCATGAGAGGAGCAGTCATATGAGGAAAATATTAACCATATTGTCCCTTTTGTGGCTACTCAGTATAGGGGGGACCGCTAACGCAACGGACTGGTATTATGTTGGACCAGATGCGTCAGGAAACCAATTATTTATTGACAATGACAGTGTTCAAAAAAGTGATTATGATGCGCTTTTGTGGCTGCGGGTCAATGAACTGGGTGGCGACGAATTGCGATATAAAGTGTATATAAGTAGATATAATCGCACCATGGAAACGTTAAAGGTAGATGCGTACATGGCAGACGGTACACCTTATGAAAATGTAGAGTATAATGAAAACCCAGAACCTATTGAAGGCAATACAAATGGTCAAGCCATTTATAATTTATTATGGCAATAAAAGAACCATCTAGCACAGCAAACTAGATGGTTCTTTTTTATATGTGTAAAAAATTTATAAATCTTAGGAATATTTTTTATATACAACATCCTCAAATGAGAATGGTATATACGAAAATTTAAACTTGGGCAGAATTGCGACTTAGCTCCAAGTCTTGAATCATTTGGAGATCGTCTTGTGGAGAACGACCACCAGTTGTTAAGTAGCCACCAACCATGATGCCGTTAAGGCCACCTTTTAAAGCATAAGCTTGTAAGTCACGAAGATTTACTTCACGACCGCCAGCTGTACGAATCAATGCGTTTGGCAAGATGAAACGGAACACAGCGAAGGTACGTAAAATATCTAGAGGACGTAATGCTTTATTACTTTCAAATGGTGTACCTTTAACAGGATTTAAAATGTTGAGTGGTACAGAGTCAATATGCAAACGTTTAAGCTCGAATGCCATCTCTACGCGTTGTTCTAATGTTTCATTAAGCCCGAGGATGCCGCCAGAGCAAACGCGAATACCTGCTTTTTGAGCATTATCGATAGTAGACATTTTATCTT is part of the Veillonella nakazawae genome and harbors:
- a CDS encoding LysR family transcriptional regulator, with the translated sequence MDIKDIKYISTIVEMASFSKASKKLYISQPALSQSIRRIEAELGVPLFVRNRTKVVPTAAALQIAKEGMPLVGKVEALTQSIINQGSDAAYHVRIGLSQFYGHHMLGKTLKSFQQIEPSWEFHVVEGESHFLEQQICDGLVDVGLFPTPIYSQALESYPVLDEQILLAVSVENKKAIAIADSLMTPNGIHEIAPFGSFPFILIREGLKLRTLVNRLCQAESFVPKAVIGSENLDTCRSLVEDDYGITFLPSTLNSKGDDDKVKFYPLASKLCFRQLVLVARSDRAKRFHCLKWLKLCNNSYKLYRWNVRVLSTVCK
- a CDS encoding TetR/AcrR family transcriptional regulator — encoded protein: MITRKEMTRMLLKEGLLSYLANNSFESITVTSLCKASGITRSTFYLHYSNIMEIVDDLVDDAISYSRPGMVDNNNLQIIAKALSAASNSVSLREAYDSIFDRLPLCQRIIRHKKYLPLFLDEQISEYVLQRIIGREKDRQGLVIAESLGISFDVGVSVFVFLVHGLYAVNKQYKWSQSDEWLEAQKIIFELVYRGLQRR
- a CDS encoding energy transducer TonB, translated to MKKVLRCTVLCALFVTSMVASVLAAPFQLPVAISTPSVDQINIAGYGDSIHSADVRFTINEDGSVGDIEVVKSSGVTALDEALVEKISTWRFTPATDSDGNPVASSKTEYIDFRN
- a CDS encoding PAS domain-containing protein; amino-acid sequence: MNPLQQKLDINNERYRIIVSIKEDYLDGKLSLEEGNRILKEKLGTCTPDEFAYAEQSLKGVYKDEEILDKMDDLLNLFDGVLVRAENEYPENHPLWAYLEEINAVEKVALEADELLKQDKFIKNPWLGVFDSLAEWRIHLSRKQNQLYPMLENHGFDRPTRIMWTFDDGVRDAISASYALLREDKYEEFLASVPETLAKLRDLNSKELEVLLPTSFKLLSDEEFVRMSKNDHEIGYAIINAPGLYVVPGINDSAASLNGNAASQNSAVSNEFLNDLAGLLSKYVGPVGGAQVGKDTVLDVATGKLTLEQINLLFRHLPVDLSYVDENELVKFYSDTPHRIFPRSANVIGREVKNCHPAKSVHVVEEIVEKFRSGEQNQAEFWINKPGLFIYVIYTAVRDENGKFRGVLEMMQDCTHIRELEGSRTLLTWDKTDFVGNTDNNSNDKSLAQEAAEEVDEEPLTTDADGRFHIDAKTTLSNLIKQSPEVVDYLISLNPKFEKLKTPMVKVMAKVATIKMIAERGDFNVDELVGKIDAFINKAKK
- a CDS encoding phosphoenolpyruvate carboxykinase (ATP), with product MSTRRVWKQSEIKTNPLFSKMRSTIETAFYGNNVTPITSVAQAYQLATEEPGVIVLDMSVYKPCEQGLPADAKVLVTNDGKTTGRYAKARRIIGDEGIDEVELANIARDAVYDSRGKEWISADTIVGLDKKFTARAHLMIPKDHASILYSWIMNFKFFDAAVKEFYNDSVEIPEGDIYIYSDPDYVVPGHPGGLAIFDPAHNCAMILGMRYFGEHKKGTLTLAWSLANRFDYVACHGGMKRYNLDNGKSYTIGVFGLSGSGKSTLTHEKHDGRYDISILHDDAYIINTNDLSSIALEPTYFDKMQDYPVEHPANEFLLTLQNVGVTMDEDGRKVVLAEDVRNNNGRAIKSQFWTDNRVNYVDQPVNAIVWLMKDKTLPPILKINDPVLASTMGATLATRRSTAEKLDAHVDPNALVIEPYANPFRTYPLVRDYESYKKLFSECGVQCYIMNTGFFLENKIPKEVTLDLLERLVEGALDFKPFYKYENLSYVEVPGFEPPFQVREYHHQLHKAFEFRYDYVEKLIGHKNELPQEVLDVLKTLM
- the cooS gene encoding anaerobic carbon-monoxide dehydrogenase catalytic subunit; translated protein: MNKDVENKNTHDHSHGEHHHHHDHDHHHHDHDHCHCGGHHHDHDHDHHHDHDHSHGKALPTDKWVPHTHEPGVPHEHGVNDYMKAVAEYRKTWPTKQDVIEQTPDPAVREMILRMEQIGCDTVFDRFDKQQPQCTFGIAGVCCRVCFMGPCKITPKSPRGVCGADADLIVARNMTRAAAGGLTQHGAHAREILISLKAAANDQLDIPILGEEKIRTVCKAFNIPEEGRSLKEVANDLADVLLEDLSRALPGEYKTITALAPAERREVWKNLDILPISAYNEAFDAYHRTCVGTDGDWESNMKQFLRCGLAFTFTGVVAADIATDALFGQGGRRTSKVNIGALKKGYVNIAVHGHLPTLVSQICTIGASEEYLEKAKAIGAKGIQFYGICCSGLSSMYRYENVIPLCNAIGAELVLGTGALDCWVADVQDVYPAIMDVARCFNTKVITTSDAARLPGAEHIGYDHHHTNLSETKELARKILDRALEAHELRKGMPVFIPPYEITAEVGFSPESTVKHYGSFKPLAEALKSGKVRGIVNVVGCSNPRVIYEKATVDIVDTLIKNGCIILTNGCASFPLMKLGYCNTDAIKKCSPALQEFLGDDQPPVWHVGECVDNARSSGIFAGIAGELGLNLPQMPFAMSSPEWSNEKGIDASLGFRLMGINSYHCVEPPTQGSDAVTKWLKEDTKDILGSVMYVNTDPAKVAEKILADIDAKRAALGWAEVK
- a CDS encoding MBL fold metallo-hydrolase, whose protein sequence is MTQYTHIRNATGKLTIKNTTFLIDPFLAPKNTYPGFEGTFNYQQRMPIVDLPLSMDNLLSNVTAVVVTHTHLDHWDDTAINAIPKSLPIFVQNTEDKELITSQGFNDVRIIFESLEFNGITLRKTGGSHGTVEMYTNPDLAQLLSDAMGVIFEAQDEPTVYLVGDTMWTSDVDKALHRFDPNVIIMNTGYAQILGFEDSIIMGTKDIGRMVVRKPEAKIIAVHMDTVNHTATSRNDVRKFIKGNNIESHVAVPEDGETITL